The Ornithodoros turicata isolate Travis chromosome 7, ASM3712646v1, whole genome shotgun sequence genome includes a region encoding these proteins:
- the LOC135400667 gene encoding copine-8-like, whose protein sequence is MERDQSMPEGSHDVDDSSGIVLDLAVTCGGLKETPARPRKDIVIVFLVRAAGTAEFCEESRSNGSSGGGTSPGAHFRTVYRFGETQILRFEVYCQYKGARGPEFLGRAECTPLDVVVCLSSQFRMKLFNEDENKQVGTLTIVPTATNLPTGYSVLEFSGTSVPLKEVFKTADPMLELWKVEKGGRATLMYTTEVVNNNANPTWKPLVVNKEKLGGNNPNEAVEIRVLDVSFSGERKVLGKFWTSVRQLASGAEGGLTFAVQETVKEKEESDKEPMLVQLLRYRDFPWFFLDYMNGDFQFNFAVIVDVSSSNGTMHTLRGKPNRYNLYENAIRAFSDVIQQYDEQQMIPLVGFGAKVPPNFMNESLIFLNGADSVRCRGVKGLLEAYRTKVPQLEPAEPSELSPALNYAAKLARDASDPLKYYVVLVFTDGKLDYTLSTLDTLVGASSAPMSVIFVGIGDNELPFFKEIEAKKLRQRTQSRTTAERDFVSTVAMKDYMSSKRLHDLPKDALCDVPDHVMQFLALNDIKPKEKKPPVGDTAVPVRPPSRSGKILRNKKSCLSA, encoded by the coding sequence ATGGAGCGCGATCAGTCGATGCCAGAAGGCAGCCACGACGTCGACGACAGCTCAGGAATCGTCCTGGACCTCGCTGTCACGTGCGGCGGACTTAAGGAGACGCCCGCCAGACCCCGAAAGGACATCGTAATCGTATTTCTGGTCCGCGCCGCAGGGACGGCGGAGTTCTGCGAGGAAAGTCGCTCCAACGGCAGCAGCGGTGGCGGAACGAGTCCAGGGGCGCACTTCAGGACAGTCTACCGCTTCGGCGAAACTCAAATCCTCAGGTTCGAAGTGTACTGTCAGTACAAGGGCGCTAGGGGACCAGAATTTCTAGGCAGAGCCGAATGCACGCCGCTGGACGTGGTCGTTTGCCTAAGTTCTCAATTCAGGATGAAGCTGTTCAACGAAGACGAAAACAAGCAGGTCGGTACGCTCACTATTGTACCGACGGCGACGAATTTGCCTACGGGTTACTCTGTGCTCGAGTTTTCGGGGACCAGTGTGCCCTTGAAGGAAGTGTTCAAGACTGCAGACCCCATGTTGGAGTTGTGGAAGGTGGAGAAAGGAGGTCGCGCAACCCTGATGTACACGACGGAGGTCGTCAACAACAACGCGAATCCCACGTGGAAGCCCCTCGTTGTAAACAAGGAAAAGCTGGGCGGGAACAACCCGAACGAAGCCGTCGAAATACGCGTCTTAGACGTTTCATTTTCTGGCGAgcgaaaagtgctgggaaaatTCTGGACGTCTGTGAGACAGCTGGCGTCCGGCGCCGAAGGAGGCCTCACATTCGCCGTTCAAGAAACAGTCAAGGAGAAGGAAGAATCCGATAAAGAACCGATGCTGGTTCAACTTTTGCGGTACAGAGATTTTCCGTGGTTCTTCCTCGACTACATGAATGGAGACTTCCAGTTCAACTTCGCGGTTATCGTGGATGTCAGCTCGTCCAACGGAACTATGCATACGTTGAGGGGCAAACCGAACAGGTATAACCTGTATGAGAACGCCATTCGGGCGTTCAGCGACGTCATTCAGCAATACGACGAACAGCAGATGATTCCATTGGTAGGATTCGGAGCCAAAGTCCCGCCAAATTTTATGAACGAAAGCCTCATCTTTCTGAATGGTGCTGATAGCGTTCGATGTCGTGGAGTTAAAGGTCTACTAGAGGCCTACAGGACGAAGGTACCGCAACTGGAGCCAGCAGAGCCGTCTGAACTTTCACCAGCTCTTAACTATGCGGCCAAGCTGGCTAGGGACGCTTCAGACCCGCTCAAGTACTACGTCGTTTTAGTATTCACGGACGGTAAACTGGATTACACCTTATCAACATTGGACACACTTGTCGGTGCCTCATCGGCTCCGATGTCAGTTATCTTTGTCGGTATCGGCGACAACGAGCTCCCATTCTTCAAAGAGATAGAAGCGAAGAAACTGAGGCAAAGGACGCAGTCCAGGACAACCGCTGAACGCGACTTTGTCAGCACTGTGGCCATGAAGGACTACATGTCGTCGAAACGACTACATGACTTGCCGAAGGACGCCCTTTGTGATGTGCCTGATCACGTGATGCAGTTTTTAGCTTTGAATGACATTAAGCCGAAGGAGAAAAAGCCTCCTGTTGGAGACACAGCTGTACCGGTGCGTCCACCTTCTCGCTCAGGGAAGATATTGCGCAATAAAAAGTCCTGTCTGTCAGCTTAA